In a single window of the Centropristis striata isolate RG_2023a ecotype Rhode Island chromosome 18, C.striata_1.0, whole genome shotgun sequence genome:
- the stx7l gene encoding syntaxin-7 isoform X2, whose protein sequence is MAYQAGIAEEPSALVHNISTNIQKLTLLTSELQRTVALLGTERDSGQLPQTLQQKQQQGNQLAKETDRLIKAFCALPVGPDQRQRKIQKERLVNDFSAALNSFQKTQRQAADKERDFVARVRASSRVSGGQPDDSFGNVPSFLGDSQVQAQTEAITEDDLKLIQERESSIRQLESDITDINDIFKDLGMMVHEQGDMIDSIEANVESAEVNVQSATQQLSRAADYQRPRRGAFRESGESSEGCHVV, encoded by the exons ATGGCCTACCAGGCTGGGATTGCAGAGGAGCCCAGTGCTTTAGTTCACAACATCAGCACCAACATCCAGAAGCTGACGCTGCTga CCTCGGAGCTGCAGAGGACGGTTGCTCTGCTGGGAACAGAGCGTGACAGCGGCCAGCTGCCACAGACACT GcaacagaagcagcagcaagGAAACCAGCTGGCGAAGGAGACCGACAGACTGATCAAGGCATTCTGTGCACTTCCTGTCGGCCCCGATCAG CGGCAGAGGAAGATACAGAAAGAACGTCTGGTGAATGATTTCTCCGCAGCACTAAACAGCTTCCAGAAGACCCAGAGGCAGGCggcagacaaagagagagacttTGTGGCGAGAGTGAGGGCGAGCTCCAGAGTGTCG GGAGGACAGCCTGATGACAGCTTTGGAAATGTGCCGTCTTTCCTCGG TGATTCCCAGGTGCAGGCTCAGACCGAAGCCATCACTGAAGACGACCTGAAGCTGATCCAGGAGAGAGAGTCAAGCATCAGGCAGCTGGAG TCGGACATCACAGATATCAATGACATCTTTAAAGACCTGGGGATGATGGTCCATGAGCAGGGGGACATGATAG ACAGTATAGAGGCCAATGTGGAGAGTGCAGAAGTGAATGTCCAGAGTGCCACTCAGCAGCTGTCACGTGCTGCAGACTACCAg CGACCTAGACGTGGTGCATTCCGGGAATCAGGTGAATCAAGTGAAGGCTGCCATGTGGTGTGA
- the stx7l gene encoding syntaxin-7 isoform X1, whose translation MAYQAGIAEEPSALVHNISTNIQKLTLLTSELQRTVALLGTERDSGQLPQTLQQKQQQGNQLAKETDRLIKAFCALPVGPDQRQRKIQKERLVNDFSAALNSFQKTQRQAADKERDFVARVRASSRVSGGQPDDSFGNVPSFLGDSQVQAQTEAITEDDLKLIQERESSIRQLESDITDINDIFKDLGMMVHEQGDMIDSIEANVESAEVNVQSATQQLSRAADYQRSSRKKMCILAIVLAVAAVVLGLIIWGATKN comes from the exons ATGGCCTACCAGGCTGGGATTGCAGAGGAGCCCAGTGCTTTAGTTCACAACATCAGCACCAACATCCAGAAGCTGACGCTGCTga CCTCGGAGCTGCAGAGGACGGTTGCTCTGCTGGGAACAGAGCGTGACAGCGGCCAGCTGCCACAGACACT GcaacagaagcagcagcaagGAAACCAGCTGGCGAAGGAGACCGACAGACTGATCAAGGCATTCTGTGCACTTCCTGTCGGCCCCGATCAG CGGCAGAGGAAGATACAGAAAGAACGTCTGGTGAATGATTTCTCCGCAGCACTAAACAGCTTCCAGAAGACCCAGAGGCAGGCggcagacaaagagagagacttTGTGGCGAGAGTGAGGGCGAGCTCCAGAGTGTCG GGAGGACAGCCTGATGACAGCTTTGGAAATGTGCCGTCTTTCCTCGG TGATTCCCAGGTGCAGGCTCAGACCGAAGCCATCACTGAAGACGACCTGAAGCTGATCCAGGAGAGAGAGTCAAGCATCAGGCAGCTGGAG TCGGACATCACAGATATCAATGACATCTTTAAAGACCTGGGGATGATGGTCCATGAGCAGGGGGACATGATAG ACAGTATAGAGGCCAATGTGGAGAGTGCAGAAGTGAATGTCCAGAGTGCCACTCAGCAGCTGTCACGTGCTGCAGACTACCAg CGGAGCTCCCGGAAGAAAATGTGCATCCTGGCGATCGTGTTGGCCGTAGCTGCGGTTGTTCTTGGACTCATCATATGGGGCGCGACCAAAAACTGA